A DNA window from Gillisia sp. Hel1_33_143 contains the following coding sequences:
- the holA gene encoding DNA polymerase III subunit delta: MEEALQIVKTIKSGDIKPIYFLMGEEPYYIDKIADYIEKNLLAEEEKGFNQMMMYGRDATIDEIVSNAKRFPMMAERQVIIVKEAQDLSRTIEKLDSYAENPQPTTVLVICYKYKKIDKRKKLYKTISKSGVIFESKRLYENQVADWIQKTLKSRDYGISPKAAQMLVEFLGIDLSKIDNELQKLQLISPAGTTITPELIEENIGISKDFNNFELRKAIGERDQLKAHRIIKYFGQNPKDNPMVVTVSLLFSYFSQILQYHGLADKSKPNVAKYLRISPYFVNDYVIAARNFPMRKVSQIISLLRDADVKSKGVGAASVSQEDLLKELVVKIMN, from the coding sequence ATGGAAGAAGCATTACAAATAGTTAAAACAATAAAAAGCGGAGATATAAAGCCGATCTACTTTTTAATGGGGGAAGAACCTTACTATATAGATAAAATAGCAGATTATATAGAAAAGAATCTTTTAGCGGAAGAGGAAAAAGGGTTTAACCAGATGATGATGTATGGTAGAGATGCCACTATAGATGAAATTGTAAGCAATGCCAAACGTTTTCCTATGATGGCCGAAAGGCAGGTAATCATTGTTAAGGAGGCTCAAGATCTTTCCAGAACTATAGAAAAATTAGACTCTTATGCAGAAAATCCTCAGCCTACTACAGTTTTAGTGATCTGTTATAAGTATAAGAAAATAGATAAGCGAAAGAAGTTATATAAGACCATTTCAAAATCTGGGGTAATTTTTGAAAGTAAAAGGCTCTATGAAAATCAGGTTGCAGATTGGATACAAAAAACCTTAAAATCTAGAGATTATGGAATCTCACCAAAAGCAGCTCAAATGCTGGTAGAATTTTTAGGAATAGATCTTAGTAAGATAGATAATGAGCTGCAAAAACTTCAGCTTATTTCTCCTGCGGGAACAACTATTACTCCAGAGCTTATTGAAGAGAATATAGGAATAAGTAAAGATTTTAATAATTTTGAGCTTCGAAAGGCTATTGGAGAAAGAGATCAATTAAAAGCACATAGAATTATCAAATATTTCGGACAAAATCCGAAAGATAATCCAATGGTAGTCACAGTTTCTTTGCTCTTCTCTTATTTTTCGCAAATATTACAGTACCATGGTTTAGCAGATAAGTCTAAGCCTAATGTTGCTAAATATCTAAGAATAAGTCCTTATTTTGTAAATGATTACGTGATAGCGGCAAGAAATTTTCCGATGAGAAAGGTGAGTCAGATTATTAGTTTGTTGCGAGATGCAGATGTAAAAAGTAAAGGTGTGGGAGCAGCGAGTGTTTCACAGGAAGATCTTTTAAAAGAACTTGTAGTAAAAATAATGAATTAA
- a CDS encoding 1,4-dihydroxy-2-naphthoate polyprenyltransferase codes for MGSLRSWIGAARLRTLPLSISGIIVGTTMAASQGYFNIVVFSLALGTTLGLQVLSNFANDYGDGVKGTDNADRIGPARAIQSGLITHKEMKQGIALTAIATLVIAVLLIYTAFGNDNFLYTLIFFALGIAAIVAAIKYTVGNNAYGYRGLGDLYVFLFFGLVGVYGSYFLYVHELDAIALLPAFGIGFLSTGVLNLNNMRDRESDKKAGKNTLVVKMGAANAKTYHYMLIIIAILCFVIYSVLTAAHWNEFLYLIALVPLLLHLKRVVQNESAVLLDPELKVLALSTFFLSVLFGVGLIL; via the coding sequence ATGGGAAGTTTAAGATCATGGATAGGAGCAGCAAGACTTAGAACGTTGCCATTGTCCATATCAGGAATAATTGTAGGTACTACCATGGCTGCGTCTCAAGGTTACTTTAATATCGTGGTTTTTAGCTTGGCTTTAGGTACTACTTTAGGCTTACAGGTGTTATCTAATTTTGCCAATGATTATGGAGATGGTGTAAAGGGAACAGATAACGCAGATAGAATAGGTCCTGCACGCGCTATACAAAGTGGGCTTATTACTCATAAGGAGATGAAACAAGGAATTGCACTTACAGCAATTGCGACTCTTGTTATTGCGGTTCTATTGATATATACTGCATTTGGCAATGATAATTTTCTCTATACTTTAATATTTTTTGCCTTAGGCATTGCAGCAATTGTTGCAGCAATTAAATACACCGTTGGCAACAATGCTTATGGATATAGAGGTCTTGGAGATCTTTATGTATTTCTATTCTTTGGATTAGTAGGGGTTTATGGTTCTTATTTTTTATATGTTCACGAGCTAGATGCAATAGCTCTTTTACCAGCTTTTGGGATCGGTTTTTTAAGTACAGGAGTCCTTAATTTAAATAATATGAGGGATAGAGAGTCTGATAAGAAAGCAGGAAAAAATACTTTAGTAGTGAAGATGGGTGCAGCAAATGCCAAGACCTATCATTATATGCTTATTATAATTGCAATTTTATGTTTTGTTATCTACAGTGTTCTAACTGCTGCACATTGGAATGAATTTCTTTATTTAATTGCTCTAGTACCATTATTATTACATTTAAAAAGAGTTGTACAAAATGAAAGTGCAGTTTTGCTAGATCCTGAATTAAAGGTTTTAGCCTTATCTACTTTCTTTTTATCTGTTCTATTTGGAGTTGGGCTTATCTTATAG
- a CDS encoding metal-dependent hydrolase produces the protein MKITFYGQNSFGIKIGDINLLVDPFITGNELAKDKIDIKDLKADYILLTHAHQDHTLDAEAIAKNTGAVIVSNFEIVNHYEEKGLECHPMNHGGSWDFEFGKLKYVNAIHTSSFPDGSYGGQPGGFVIESEHKNIYIAGDTALTMDMKLIPMHTKLDLAILPIGDNFTMGVDDAILASDFVECDKIIGCHYDTFGYIEINHEEAKRKFYEKGKDLMLLGIGESIEL, from the coding sequence ATGAAAATCACTTTCTACGGACAGAACTCTTTCGGAATTAAAATTGGAGATATTAATTTACTAGTAGATCCTTTTATCACAGGAAATGAATTAGCAAAAGATAAGATCGATATTAAAGATCTTAAAGCAGATTACATACTTCTAACACATGCGCATCAAGATCATACTTTAGATGCTGAAGCGATCGCTAAAAATACCGGGGCAGTGATAGTTAGTAATTTTGAAATTGTAAATCATTACGAAGAGAAAGGTTTGGAATGTCACCCTATGAACCACGGAGGGAGTTGGGATTTTGAATTTGGTAAACTTAAATATGTAAACGCAATTCACACTAGTTCTTTTCCAGATGGAAGTTATGGCGGGCAACCCGGAGGATTTGTGATTGAGAGCGAACATAAGAATATTTATATAGCTGGAGATACTGCTCTTACTATGGATATGAAACTTATTCCAATGCACACAAAATTAGACTTGGCAATACTGCCAATAGGAGATAATTTCACCATGGGCGTTGACGATGCTATCTTAGCCAGTGATTTTGTTGAGTGTGACAAGATAATTGGTTGTCACTACGACACTTTTGGTTACATAGAAATAAATCATGAAGAGGCTAAGCGCAAATTCTATGAAAAAGGTAAAGACTTAATGTTATTGGGAATAGGCGAAAGCATAGAACTATAA
- a CDS encoding o-succinylbenzoate synthase: MLKATYKKYTLHFKRPSGTSRGVLTTKETWFLVITDGNKLGIGECGILRSLSIDDRPDYEEKLNWVCENIALGEAALWMQLREFPSIQLGVEMAFQSFKAQDSLVLFPSKFTSGENNIPINGLVWMGTKEYMKEQISQKIEAGFDCIKLKIGAIDFQAELDLLKYIRSEFSADDIELRVDANGAFAIDDALDKLEQLSAYQLHSIEQPIKQGNWEFMAKLCAHTPFPIALDEELLGIIEVSDKRDLLKAIKPQYIIFKPSLIGGFKGTKEWIDLAEELKIGWWVTSALESNIGLNAISQWTYLQNSPMPQGLGTGGLYTNNFESPLEVKKGKIEYNPENIWDLDTIYKNVY; encoded by the coding sequence ATGCTTAAGGCAACTTATAAAAAATACACCCTACACTTTAAGCGCCCTAGCGGAACTTCACGCGGTGTACTTACCACTAAAGAAACCTGGTTTTTAGTAATTACTGATGGTAATAAGCTAGGCATAGGAGAATGCGGTATACTTCGCTCACTTAGTATTGATGACAGGCCAGATTACGAGGAGAAATTAAACTGGGTTTGTGAAAATATTGCTTTAGGGGAAGCAGCTCTTTGGATGCAATTACGCGAATTTCCTTCTATACAACTTGGCGTGGAAATGGCATTTCAATCTTTTAAGGCTCAAGATTCTTTAGTATTATTTCCTTCAAAATTTACCTCCGGTGAGAATAATATTCCTATTAATGGTTTGGTTTGGATGGGAACTAAAGAATATATGAAGGAGCAGATCTCTCAGAAGATAGAAGCTGGTTTTGATTGCATTAAACTTAAGATAGGAGCTATAGATTTTCAGGCAGAACTAGATCTTTTAAAATATATAAGGAGCGAGTTTTCTGCTGATGATATTGAACTTAGGGTAGATGCTAATGGTGCATTTGCTATAGATGATGCATTAGATAAGTTAGAGCAACTTAGCGCCTATCAACTTCATAGTATAGAACAACCCATAAAACAGGGTAATTGGGAATTTATGGCTAAGCTTTGTGCTCATACGCCATTTCCAATTGCTCTAGATGAAGAACTTCTAGGTATTATAGAAGTGTCAGATAAAAGAGATCTACTTAAAGCTATAAAGCCTCAATATATAATTTTTAAGCCTAGTTTAATTGGAGGATTCAAAGGAACTAAAGAATGGATAGATCTGGCAGAGGAGCTGAAAATTGGCTGGTGGGTAACGAGTGCTCTGGAAAGTAATATTGGATTAAATGCAATTAGCCAATGGACCTATTTACAAAATTCACCAATGCCACAAGGTTTGGGAACTGGGGGGCTATACACAAATAACTTTGAAAGTCCGTTAGAGGTAAAAAAAGGAAAAATTGAATACAATCCTGAGAACATTTGGGATTTAGATACTATTTACAAAAATGTTTATTGA
- a CDS encoding CPBP family intramembrane glutamic endopeptidase translates to MFIEQALKNYHEFWRYLIGLMLIILAVVIGQVPLTIALFLNGSLDPNMDQMEMLNSLDSNYSFFLMLLTFAVGLIGIFFVAKNIHYQSIRSLTTARDKVDWSRIGFGFGIIALISVSTVLIDYFSNPQDYVVNFEPTKFYIMLVIAVIFVPIQTSFEEYLFRGYLMQGFGVLSKTRWLPLIITSVIFGGLHFFNPEVTKLGNIIMIYYIGTGFLLGIMTLMDDGMELALGFHAGNNLITAVLVTADWTAFQTNSLLKDISEPGTGWENVYPILIMYPIILFIMARKYKWTNWKDKLFGSVKEDTNLDSQISS, encoded by the coding sequence ATGTTTATTGAACAAGCCCTAAAAAACTATCACGAATTTTGGAGATACCTCATTGGTCTAATGCTGATAATTTTAGCAGTTGTGATTGGTCAGGTGCCATTAACAATTGCATTATTTCTCAATGGGAGTTTAGATCCAAATATGGATCAGATGGAGATGTTGAACAGTCTAGACTCTAATTATTCATTTTTTTTGATGCTTCTAACCTTCGCAGTGGGGCTAATAGGGATATTTTTCGTTGCCAAGAATATCCATTATCAATCTATAAGATCGTTAACCACAGCAAGAGATAAAGTAGATTGGAGTAGGATAGGCTTCGGATTTGGAATAATAGCTTTAATTTCTGTGAGCACTGTGTTAATAGATTACTTCTCCAATCCACAAGATTATGTTGTGAATTTTGAACCTACAAAATTCTATATAATGTTGGTTATAGCTGTGATCTTTGTTCCAATTCAAACAAGTTTTGAAGAATATCTTTTTAGAGGTTATTTAATGCAGGGATTTGGAGTTTTATCTAAAACTCGATGGTTGCCGCTCATAATAACTTCGGTAATATTTGGTGGACTTCACTTCTTTAATCCTGAAGTTACCAAACTAGGTAACATCATAATGATCTATTATATAGGAACAGGATTTTTATTGGGAATAATGACGTTAATGGATGATGGCATGGAACTAGCTTTGGGCTTTCATGCTGGAAATAATTTGATTACAGCTGTACTAGTAACCGCAGATTGGACTGCCTTTCAAACCAATTCATTATTAAAAGATATTTCTGAACCTGGAACAGGATGGGAAAATGTTTATCCAATATTGATCATGTATCCTATCATCTTATTTATAATGGCTAGGAAATATAAATGGACTAACTGGAAAGATAAGCTGTTTGGGAGTGTAAAAGAAGATACGAATCTAGATTCCCAGATAAGTTCTTAA
- a CDS encoding AMP-binding protein, with protein MIEKFKVPETHPAFKLNKQHYTNTELRQAAYNLIKEGEPYEEAVGDFILDWLKPSAFLEVQTSGSTGTPKKYKIRKEFMINSALATGKFFELEAGSHSLLCLPVNFIAGKMMMVRAMTLGWELDLVVPSSNPLDQVYKIYDFCAMTPFQLDNSIGRLHLIKKLIVGGGAVSLNLQKMVQGLQTKVYETFGMTETLSHIAARRLNPKKKKKQKQYTPFKVLPNVNISKDDRDCLVIKAPLVSKETIVTNDVVEIITYKKFLWKGRYDNVVNSGGVKLFPEAIERKISKVINNRIFVIGIPDDALGEKLILFVEADFSEELLIELQEKVAKLKSLERFEVPKKIYLIGKFEETPNGKIHRLNTLRSKIG; from the coding sequence ATGATTGAGAAATTTAAAGTTCCTGAAACACATCCTGCTTTTAAACTGAATAAACAACACTATACCAATACCGAATTAAGACAAGCTGCTTACAATTTAATAAAAGAGGGAGAACCCTATGAGGAAGCTGTTGGAGATTTTATTTTAGATTGGTTAAAGCCATCTGCGTTTTTAGAAGTTCAAACTTCGGGCTCTACAGGAACGCCAAAGAAATATAAGATTAGAAAAGAATTCATGATTAATTCTGCACTTGCTACCGGGAAGTTTTTTGAGTTAGAAGCTGGGTCTCATTCGCTATTGTGTCTTCCTGTAAACTTCATAGCAGGTAAGATGATGATGGTTAGGGCTATGACTTTGGGCTGGGAATTAGATCTTGTGGTGCCGTCTTCCAATCCTTTAGATCAGGTTTATAAGATCTATGATTTTTGTGCAATGACGCCTTTTCAGTTAGATAATTCTATTGGAAGACTTCATCTTATTAAAAAGTTGATAGTTGGTGGAGGGGCTGTAAGTCTTAATTTACAGAAAATGGTACAAGGACTTCAAACTAAGGTCTACGAAACTTTTGGAATGACAGAAACCTTGTCTCACATTGCCGCACGTAGATTAAATCCGAAGAAAAAGAAAAAGCAAAAACAATATACTCCTTTTAAGGTATTGCCTAATGTAAACATCTCTAAAGATGATAGAGATTGTTTAGTTATTAAAGCCCCTTTAGTCTCTAAGGAGACTATAGTTACCAATGATGTGGTTGAGATAATTACCTATAAAAAGTTTTTATGGAAAGGAAGGTATGATAACGTAGTAAATTCGGGAGGAGTTAAATTGTTTCCAGAGGCAATAGAGCGAAAAATTAGCAAGGTTATCAATAATAGGATTTTTGTAATTGGAATTCCGGATGACGCTTTAGGAGAAAAATTGATACTCTTTGTAGAAGCAGATTTTTCTGAAGAGTTACTCATAGAACTTCAGGAGAAAGTTGCGAAACTTAAATCTTTAGAACGATTTGAGGTGCCTAAAAAGATCTACTTAATTGGGAAATTTGAAGAAACTCCCAACGGAAAAATTCATAGATTGAATACACTTAGAAGCAAAATAGGATAA
- a CDS encoding M1 family metallopeptidase — protein sequence MKNTISIIIFAICISIFNSSCAQVLSDKQQNYNAGDTLRGSLRAERNYEVLKYHLQVRVNPEKKFISGSNTITFQAAQELPIMQVDLFENMQVDSIIHLGKKLDYRREYNAVFIDLNKKTSASAKDSIQFFYSGNPIVAKNAPWDGGFVWKTDENGDPWIAVAVQGTGASLWYPNKDHQSDEPEEALIEIAVPNDLINVSNGRFIGKQDLGDGYTQWSWKVNSPINNYDIVVNIANYEHFHDTYKNLDLDYYVLPYNLEKAKKEFEEVKLMMDCFYNKMGPYPFEEDGYKLVETPYLGMEHQSAVAYGNNYGYGYLGRDLSGTAIGMNWDYIIIHESGHEWYGNSITAKDIADMWIHESFTSYTEAIYVECRWGKDKSLEYLRGTRKGVRNTAPIIGDYGVNSEGSGDMYFKGANLLNNLRSIYNNDELWWNTLRAYTKTYRHKIIETKTVEDYFNAPIKEDLAPIFDQYLRHSKLPVLQFKMNGNKVLYRWQADVENFKMPVSVFVKNKEIRITPTSKWQSLKENIKRKDQIRVNDLKYYVDSEFVN from the coding sequence ATGAAGAATACGATTTCTATTATCATATTTGCAATTTGCATTTCTATATTCAATTCAAGTTGCGCACAAGTTTTGAGCGATAAACAACAAAATTATAATGCTGGTGATACGCTTAGAGGAAGTTTAAGAGCAGAACGAAATTATGAAGTTCTCAAATATCATTTGCAGGTAAGAGTAAATCCTGAAAAGAAATTTATTTCTGGTTCTAATACGATCACCTTTCAAGCAGCCCAAGAATTACCGATAATGCAGGTAGATCTTTTTGAGAATATGCAGGTAGATTCAATAATACATCTAGGTAAAAAGCTTGATTATAGAAGAGAATATAATGCGGTTTTTATAGATCTTAATAAAAAAACCAGTGCTTCAGCTAAAGACTCTATACAGTTCTTTTATTCTGGAAATCCTATAGTTGCTAAAAATGCTCCTTGGGATGGGGGATTTGTCTGGAAAACCGATGAAAATGGAGATCCATGGATAGCTGTTGCTGTTCAAGGAACAGGAGCCAGTCTTTGGTATCCTAATAAAGATCATCAAAGTGATGAGCCGGAGGAAGCATTAATTGAAATTGCGGTTCCTAATGATCTTATAAATGTATCTAACGGAAGATTTATTGGAAAACAAGATCTTGGTGATGGTTACACCCAATGGAGCTGGAAAGTTAATAGCCCTATCAACAACTACGATATAGTGGTTAATATTGCTAATTATGAGCATTTTCATGACACTTATAAAAACTTAGATCTAGACTATTATGTACTGCCTTATAATTTAGAAAAAGCAAAGAAAGAATTTGAAGAAGTGAAGTTGATGATGGATTGTTTCTATAACAAAATGGGACCCTATCCATTTGAAGAGGATGGTTACAAACTGGTAGAAACACCTTATCTGGGAATGGAACATCAAAGTGCTGTAGCTTATGGTAATAATTATGGTTATGGTTATTTAGGTAGAGATCTTTCCGGTACAGCAATCGGTATGAACTGGGATTATATAATAATTCATGAATCTGGACATGAGTGGTATGGAAATAGTATCACTGCTAAAGATATTGCAGATATGTGGATACATGAGAGCTTCACCTCTTATACTGAAGCTATTTATGTTGAATGTAGATGGGGAAAAGATAAATCACTAGAATATCTTAGAGGAACCCGTAAAGGCGTAAGAAATACAGCTCCTATAATTGGGGATTACGGAGTAAATTCTGAAGGTTCTGGAGACATGTATTTTAAAGGAGCTAATCTTCTTAACAATCTAAGAAGTATTTATAACAATGATGAGCTATGGTGGAATACTTTAAGAGCCTACACAAAAACCTACAGACATAAAATAATAGAGACAAAAACCGTAGAAGACTATTTCAATGCACCTATAAAAGAAGATCTCGCTCCTATTTTCGATCAATATCTTAGGCATTCTAAATTACCTGTTCTACAATTTAAAATGAATGGGAATAAGGTTTTATATAGATGGCAGGCAGATGTAGAAAACTTTAAGATGCCGGTCTCTGTCTTTGTAAAAAATAAAGAAATTCGAATTACTCCCACCTCAAAATGGCAAAGTTTAAAGGAAAATATAAAGCGCAAAGATCAAATAAGAGTTAACGACCTTAAATACTATGTCGATTCTGAATTTGTAAATTAA
- a CDS encoding acyl-CoA carboxylase subunit beta, with amino-acid sequence MDISFNKNEDHNKLLLSTLKHKLSKISLGGGEKRIEKHHSKGKMTARERIDYLLDDKDKAIEIGAIAGDKMYEEHGGCPSAGVVVKIGHVSGKQCIVVANDATVKAGAWFPITAKKNLRAQEISIENRLPIIYLVDSAGVYLPLQDEIFPDKEHFGRIFRNNAVMSSMGITQISAVMGSCVAGGAYLPIMSDEAIIVEKTGSIFLAGSYLVKAAIGESVDNETLGGATTHSEISGVTDYKAKDDKDALDTIKNIMDKIGDFDKAGYSRKPSVKPAKDPNEIFGFLPKKRSDQYDMHEIISRLVDNSEFEEYKEGYGQTIITGYARIDGWAVGIVANQRKIVKTKKGEMQFGGVIYSDSADKATRFIANCNQKKIPLVFVQDVTGFMVGSKSEQGGIIKDGAKMVNAVSNSVVPKFTVLIGNSYGAGNYAMCGKAYDPRLIFAWPSAELAVMGGTQAAKVLAQIETASMAKKGETVDEEKEKEVFDKIKARYDEQTSPYYAAARLWTDAIINPLDTRKWISTGIEAANHAPITKDFNLGVIQT; translated from the coding sequence ATGGATATCAGCTTTAATAAAAACGAAGATCACAATAAATTATTACTTTCTACACTAAAACACAAATTGTCTAAGATTAGTCTGGGTGGAGGAGAAAAACGTATTGAAAAGCATCATTCTAAAGGTAAAATGACTGCTAGAGAACGTATAGATTATTTACTGGACGATAAAGATAAAGCTATCGAGATTGGTGCCATTGCCGGGGATAAAATGTATGAGGAACATGGAGGATGTCCTAGTGCCGGTGTGGTAGTTAAGATAGGCCACGTTTCTGGCAAACAATGTATAGTTGTTGCCAATGATGCTACTGTAAAAGCAGGAGCTTGGTTTCCAATAACAGCTAAAAAGAATTTAAGAGCACAGGAAATTTCTATAGAAAACAGGTTACCAATAATTTACCTTGTAGATAGTGCAGGAGTTTATTTACCACTTCAGGATGAGATCTTTCCAGATAAGGAACATTTTGGAAGAATATTTAGAAACAATGCGGTGATGAGCAGTATGGGAATCACCCAGATCTCTGCTGTAATGGGTAGCTGTGTTGCCGGAGGTGCTTATTTACCTATTATGAGTGACGAGGCTATCATCGTTGAGAAAACAGGTAGTATATTTTTAGCAGGTAGTTATTTGGTAAAGGCAGCTATTGGAGAATCTGTAGATAATGAAACTCTAGGAGGTGCAACTACACACTCTGAAATTAGTGGTGTTACAGATTATAAAGCAAAAGATGATAAAGATGCTTTAGATACCATCAAAAACATCATGGATAAGATTGGTGATTTTGATAAAGCCGGATATAGCAGAAAACCTTCCGTAAAACCTGCAAAAGATCCAAATGAGATCTTTGGATTTCTACCAAAGAAGCGAAGCGACCAATATGACATGCATGAAATAATTAGCAGATTGGTGGATAATTCTGAATTTGAAGAATATAAAGAAGGTTATGGACAGACCATTATTACAGGATATGCTAGAATAGACGGTTGGGCAGTAGGGATAGTTGCCAATCAGCGTAAAATAGTTAAGACTAAAAAAGGGGAAATGCAGTTTGGTGGAGTTATCTATTCAGACTCTGCAGATAAAGCCACAAGATTTATAGCTAATTGTAATCAGAAAAAGATCCCTTTAGTTTTTGTTCAAGATGTTACAGGATTTATGGTAGGTAGCAAAAGTGAACAAGGAGGAATTATAAAAGATGGTGCCAAAATGGTGAATGCCGTAAGTAATTCTGTAGTTCCAAAATTTACGGTTCTTATAGGAAATTCTTATGGAGCTGGGAACTATGCTATGTGTGGAAAAGCTTATGACCCTAGATTGATCTTCGCTTGGCCTAGCGCAGAATTAGCCGTTATGGGTGGAACCCAAGCAGCAAAGGTGCTTGCTCAAATTGAAACTGCCTCTATGGCAAAGAAAGGGGAAACAGTAGACGAAGAGAAAGAAAAAGAGGTATTTGATAAGATAAAAGCCAGATATGATGAGCAAACTTCACCATATTATGCGGCTGCTAGGTTATGGACAGATGCTATTATCAATCCTCTAGATACCAGAAAATGGATCTCTACTGGAATTGAGGCTGCAAACCACGCCCCAATTACAAAAGATTTTAATCTTGGAGTGATCCAAACCTAA
- a CDS encoding CAL67264 family membrane protein, which translates to MAMNKNSIFAWGSFFMLLIGIALILLGVLKYKEYAIGFSTVGIGFIVVSWAFNALKGRV; encoded by the coding sequence ATGGCAATGAATAAGAACAGCATATTTGCATGGGGATCTTTCTTTATGCTATTAATTGGCATCGCTCTAATTTTACTTGGAGTTTTAAAATATAAGGAATATGCTATTGGGTTTTCTACAGTAGGAATTGGATTTATTGTGGTTTCATGGGCCTTTAATGCGTTAAAAGGTCGTGTGTAA
- a CDS encoding DinB family protein — protein MEDVTFIKQRLAKHVKGGEAFMPVEEMLKFAEFNMLGVRPEHLPYSFYEIFHHIRFTQKDILDYYKDPSYKAPSWPKDYWPDHKAPPSSKEWEVLKDSYFEERAILIQLILNEENELFAPFNQETDHTLFREVLLIIEHTAYHTGQLLLILRELGRYPA, from the coding sequence ATGGAAGATGTTACTTTTATTAAACAAAGATTAGCTAAACATGTAAAGGGAGGAGAAGCTTTTATGCCTGTAGAGGAAATGTTGAAATTTGCTGAGTTTAATATGTTAGGCGTAAGGCCAGAGCATTTACCTTATTCATTTTATGAGATCTTTCATCATATAAGATTTACTCAAAAGGATATTTTAGATTATTATAAAGATCCTTCTTATAAAGCTCCCAGCTGGCCTAAAGACTATTGGCCAGATCATAAGGCACCACCATCTAGCAAGGAATGGGAAGTACTGAAGGATTCTTATTTTGAAGAGAGAGCAATTTTAATTCAGCTCATTTTGAATGAAGAAAATGAGCTCTTCGCTCCCTTTAATCAAGAAACAGATCACACCCTTTTTAGAGAAGTATTATTAATTATTGAGCACACTGCTTATCACACCGGTCAGCTTTTATTAATACTAAGAGAATTAGGCAGATATCCTGCCTAA